In Notolabrus celidotus isolate fNotCel1 unplaced genomic scaffold, fNotCel1.pri scaffold_151_arrow_ctg1, whole genome shotgun sequence, a genomic segment contains:
- the casp17 gene encoding caspase-3: MPQWRGLMEHREECNRAVLVSVAQYDPGVPLVRRPGANKDTKKLHHTLSKLGFKVELLLDPSSDEIYELFQKESRRPVKDCFLAVLSSHGEEGCVFGADGEPVRLSRIFSYFQNECMESKAKLFLIQACRGSALDGGVEVDSAADTAETGFFSQQSGVPDDTAVMYATAPGYGAFMHPLGSVFLQTFCTLLKEEGNRDLELTRLMTRLSHRVAYTFQAKGRAHGGKKEMPCLLTKMTREVFPFAEPRKEEGGAKTGLSATSLVRPEYTRKRTPSIS; encoded by the exons ATGCCACAGTGGAGAGGACTGATGGAGCACAGGGAGGAGTGTAACAGGGCCGTGCTGGTGTCCGTGGCTCAGTACGACCCCGGGGTGCCGCTGGTCAGGAGACCCGGAGCCAATAAAGACACCAAGAAGCTCCACCACACCCTCAGCAAGCTGGGCTTCAAGGTGGAGCTCCTGCTGGACCCCAGCAGTGACGAGATCTATGAGCTGTTCCAGAAAg agaGCAGGCGGCCGGTGAAGGATTGCTTCCTGGCGGTGTTGTCGTCTCACGGCGAGGAGGGCTGCGTGTTCGGCGCTGACGGGGAACCCGTGAGACTGTCCCGGATCTTCTCGTACTTCCAGAACGAGTGTATGGAGTCCAAGGCCAAGCTGTTCCTCATACAG gCGTGTCGGGGGAGCGCCCTGGATGGCGGCGTGGAGGTCGATTCAGCCGCTGACACCGCAGAGACCGGATTCTTCTCTCAGCAGTCCGGCGTCCCCGATGATACGGCCGTGATGTACGCCACGGCTCCAG GTTACGGGGCGTTCATGCACCCGCTCGGCTCCGTCTTCCTGCAGACGTTCTGCACGTTACTGAAGGAGGAAGGGAACCGTGACCTGGAGCTGACCCGCCTCATGACCCGCCTCTCCCACAGAGTGGCCTACACCTTCCAAGCCAAAGGTCGCGCTCACGGCGGGAAGAAAGAGATGCCGTGCCTCCTGACCAAAATGACCCGGGAAGTGTTCCCGTTCGCCGAGCCCAGGAAAGAAGAAGGCGGGGCCAAGACGGGGCTCTCTGCGACCTCACTGGTCCGCCCCGAGTACACCAGGAAACGGACTCCTTCGATCAGTTAG
- the dusp11 gene encoding RNA/RNP complex-1-interacting phosphatase, whose protein sequence is MRNGIPDRWLDYKAVGKRLPGTRFIAFKVPLKQSLNRQLSSRDVFGPWELLDALNKENQELGLILDLTFTTRYYKLEVNGGGGAALH, encoded by the exons atGAGGAACGGCATACCTGACAG GTGGCTGGATTACAAAGCCGTGGGGAAACGACTCCCCGGGACTCGTTTCATCGCCTTCAAAGTTCCTCTGAAACAG TCCCTGAACCGTCAGCTGTCGTCCCGGGACGTGTTCGGACCCTGGGAGCTGCTGGACGCTTTGAACAAAGAGAACCAGGAGCTGGGTTTGATCCTGGACCTCACCTTCACCACGCGCTACTACAAGCTAGAGGTAAACGGGGGAGGGGGGGCAGCTCTACATTAG
- the LOC117808797 gene encoding D-aminoacyl-tRNA deacylase 2-like → MVVYVSFFHEASEDIIQEMASSLMTTKLFRKDTRHLVSILDLPGSVLFIPQDSLVGEPVPKRRMQYKAGCELWWGSQLFSNLVCACRERMSGSVRSTQAGVRVEQGIYGQKQEIVLNSMEPMTVLLEF, encoded by the exons ATGGTCGTGTATGTGAGCTTCTTTCACGAAGCCTCTGAAGACATCATTCAGGAGATGG CCAGCAGTCTCATGACCACCAAACTTTTCCGGAAAGACACCCGTCACTTGGTTTCCATTCTCGACCTTCCAGGCAGCGTTTTATTCATCCCTCAGGACTCCCTGGTCGGCGAGCCCGTGCCAAAGAGACGGATGCAGTACAAGGCGGGTTGTGAACTGTGGTGGGGCTCCCAGCTCTTCTCAAACCTGGTGTGTGCCTGCAGGGAGCGCATGTCGGGCTCAGTGAGGAGCACACAGGCGGGCGTGAGGGTGGAGCAGGGAATCTACGGACAGAAACAAGAGATCGTCCTGAACTCTATGGAGCCCATGACAGTCCTGCTGGAGTTCTGA
- the LOC117808786 gene encoding uncharacterized protein LOC117808786: MASGAQRDEGSLRSRSNLCSRHFESTCFTLNEEGQMTLLPDAIPTIIPVTMQDQEGLITSDEDFLHSNSLEEILSTAAAAAASQGTETSDLAFDQSETHMQLQEHQYSLPPPDQDPTAIQPVKVFKKRQLIIESCFATYNQIARYLSHRVLPMQNKITRGSLKRMAKRFGLIDGVLMFTRVSPPLRVPRSREEVNSILQQFHDNQGHYGQGICQKEIAKHFYWATMTRDLARWISSCNTCVNRTKRKLFRCSVQNCTNCCGPVERGLGLTFHKFPLHNIPCCISG, encoded by the exons ATGGCTAGCGGTGCGCAGAGGGATGAAGGTTCACTTCGTTCAAGGTCCAATCTCTGCTCGAGACACTTTGAGTCAACCTGCTTCACCCTGAACGAGGAGGGTCAGATGACTCTATTACCGGACGCCATACCCACCATCATCCCTGTGACGATGCAGGACCAAGAG GGTCTCATCACTTCAGACGAAGACTTCCTTCATTCAAACAGCCTGGAAGAGATCCTctctacagctgctgctgctgctgcttcacaagGCACAGAAACCTCTGACCTGGCCTTTGATCAAtctgaaacacacatgcagctgcAGGAACATCAGTACTCCCTCCCGCCTCCTGATCAGGACCCCACAGCAATCCAGCCTGTGAAGGTGTTCAAGAAAAGACAGCTCATCATCGAGTCGTGCTTTGCGACTTACAACCAGATTGCCAG ATATCTGAGCCACAGGGTCTTACCAATGCAGAACAAGATAACAAGAGGCTCTTTGAAAAGGATGGCCAAGCGCTTTGGTCTAATAG atGGAGTTCTGATGTTTACACGAGtctctcctcccctcagagTGCCGCGCAGCAGAGAAGAG GTGAACTCGATCCTGCAGCAGTTCCATGACAACCAGGGTCACTACGGCCAGGGAATCTGCCAGAAAGAGATCGCAAAGCACTTCTACTGGGCCACCATGACCCGGGACCTGGCCCGCTGGATCTCCAGCTGCAACACCTGTGTCAACAGGACCAAGAGGAAGCTGttccgctgcagcgtccaaaaCTGCACCAACTGCTGCGGGCCGGTGGAGAGGGGCCTGGGCCTCACCTTCCATAA GTTTCCTCTTCACAACATCCCCTGCTGCATCAGTGGTTAA